In Bacteriovorax sp. BAL6_X, the genomic window TTGATGAAGCGATTAACCTTGCTAAAGAAGTAAAATTCGCATCATTTGATGAAACTGTAGATCTTGCGTTCAGACTTGGTGTAGATCCAAGACACGCTGACCAAATGATCAGAGGTGCACTTGCACTTCCAGCTGGTACAGGTAAGTCAGTAAAAGTTTGTGTTATTACATCTGGTGACAACGTAGCTAAGGCTGAAGCAGCTGGTGCAGATTACGTTGGTGGTGACGATATCGTTGCTAAAATCGCAGGTGGATGGCTTGACTTTGATAGAGTTATCGCATCTCCAGACATGATGGGTAAACTTGGTCGTGTTGCAAGAATCCTAGGACCTAGAGGTCTAATGCCTAACCCAAAATTAGGAACAGTTACTCCTAATGTTGAAAATGCAGTTAAAGAGCAAAAAGCTGGTAAAGTTGAATACAGAACTGAAAAGAATGGTATCATCCACGTTCCAGTTGGTAAGTCATCTTTCTCAAATGAAGATTTAAGAAAGAATATCGACACAATGGTTACAGCAATCATTAAAGCTAAGCCTGTTTCTGCAAAAGGTACATACCTTAAGTCACTTACTTTAAGTACGACTATGGGGCCAGGACTTAAAATTGATACTTTAGAAGCTGCATCTATCGCAGCAAAATAATAAGGGGTTGATGATTGTCGGTGTAGCTGCTGAACAAGTTTGAAGCTACATAAAGCCTGCATGAAATCTCCCTCCAATAGTTTAGGAGGTAAACGATGTTAACTAGAGCAGAGAAAGACGTTATCATCGATGGTCTTAAAAAGAAGATCACTGATGCCAACGCTATCTTTCTAACAAACGTTATTGGACTACCATCTAATGACGCCACAGCTCTAAGAAAATCTGTCCGCGAAGCGGGTGGAGCACTAGTTGTTACTCGTAACACACTTTTTTCTAAGGCAGCGGCCGGAACAGATGCAGAAGAATTACTTTCTGGTCTTAAAGGTACGCAAGCTGTTGCTTTCGCATTTGACGAAGCACCAGCCGTTGCTAAGGCACTAAAAGAATGTGGAAAAACGTTTGAACTAGTAGAACTTAGAGGTGGTTTACTTGATGGTAAAGCACTTACAGCAGCAGAAGTAAAAGCAATTGCAGACCTACCATCTCGTGATGAGATGCTTGGTACTCTTCTTGCGACATTTAATGCACCGATCTCAGCATTTGCTAGAGTTCTTAATGCAATTAAAGAGCAGAAGGAAGCAGGCGTTGAAGCTGCGCCAGTTGCAGCTGAAGAATCTGCAGAGTAGTAATTAACAAAGTTAGAGTTAAAGTTATTTTAAATTTTTAGGAGTTATATATGTCTATTACAAATGATCAATTAATTGAAAAAATCTCAAACATGACTGTTCTTGAAGTAGCTGAGCTAGTTAAAGAACTTGAAGAAAAATTTGGTGTATCAGCTGCTCCTGTAGCTGTTGCTGGTGGAGCTGCTGCTGGTGGTGCTGCTGAAGAAAAAACTGAATTTGACGTTGTTCTTGCTGAAGCAGGTGCTAAGAAAATCAACGTTATTAAAGAAGTTAGAGGAATCACTGGTCTAGGTCTTAAGGAAGCAAAAGAAATGGTTGAAGGTGCTCCAAAGACTGTTAAAGAAGCAGTTTCTAAAGACGAAGCAGAAGAAATCAAGAAAAAACTTGAAGCTGCTGGTGCAAAGGTTGAGCTTAAGTAATTTAAGCCTCTTGCTCATCGCATAAAAAATTAAAAAATACAGGTGTGGAGATTTAGCGATCTTCACACCTTTTTTGCGTTTGTAAAAACCGAAAAAAAAAGTTATTAAGTAACTAAAAAATATACGTGCACGTTAAAACAATTAAAACCCGGGAGAACCATAATGACTGAGGTTTTTAGACCAAACGAGTGGTTTCGTAAGAACTTTGCCTCAACACCATCTGTGTTAGAGACACCTCCACTCATGCTTCTACAAAAGAAGTCCTATGATGATTTCCTTCAAAAGGACGTACCTCCTTCTCAAAGAGAAGAAATGGGATTACAGGCTGTTTTCAATTCTGTATTTCCAATCCACGACTTTAACAAAACTGTATCGTTAGAGTTTGTAAGCTACTCACTAGAACAACCTAAGTACACTGTAAAAGAGTGTCGTCAAAGAGGCCTATCGTATGAAGCGCCACTTAAGGTCGTTGTTCGTCTAGTATTCTATGATGTAGCTGTCGACAAAGATGGTAATGAACAAAGAACTGTTTCTTCAATCAAAGAACAGGAAGTTTACTTAGGAAACATTCCTCTGATGGCAGAGACTGGTTCTTTTGTATATAACGGAACTGAGAGAGTTATTGTTTCTCAGCTTCACAGATCTCCTGGTATCGTATTCGAACACGATGGTGGAAAGAAGCACTCAAGCGGTAAGCTTCTTTATTCTGCAAGAATTATTCCTCACAGAGGTTCTTGGCTAGATTTCGAATTCGATCACAAGAACATTCTATTTGCTAGAATTGATAGAAAGAGAAAGCTACACGCAACTGTTGTTCTTAAGGCTCTAGGTTACAGTACAGAAGAAATTCTTGATATGTTCTACCACATGGAAACAATCAAGTTTGCTAAAGATGGTGAGTTCGTAAGATCTCTAGACCTATCTTTAATGACTGGAACTCGTGCTACTAATGACGTACTTGATCCAAAGACTGGTAAGGCTATCGTTAGAAAAGGGAAGAAATTCTCTAAAGCTTCAATTAAAAGATTAACTGAAGCAGGTGTAACTGAAATTCCAGCTCAACTTGAAGAAGTTGTTGGTAAAGTTGCTGCTAAAGATATTTTTAATGAGTCAACTGGTGAAGTAATCTGTTTAGCTAATGAAGCACTTTCTGAAGCAAAGATTCAAGAGCTTGTTGCTGCTGGTGTAACTGAAGTTGAATGTCTTTATATTGACATGATTAACTTTGGTGATCAGATTAGAAACACTCTTCTACTAGATAAGACTGACACAAAAGAAGATGCGCTTCTTAAAATCTTCGAAAGATTAAGACCAGGTGAGCCACCTGCAGTTGAAGCTGCTGAAGTTCTTTTCCAAGGACTTTTCTTCGACGAAGAAAGATATGACCTATCTCGTGTTGGTCGTATGAAAATCAATTATAAGTTTAAGACAGATGTTCCAGTTGAGAACACTGTACTTACTAAAGAAGATATCAATACAACTATCCAGTACCTTGTTGAACTTAACAACGGTAAAGGTCGAGTTGATGATATTGACCACTTAGGTAACAGACGTGTTAGACCTGTAGGTGAACTACTTGAAAACCAATTTAGAGTTGGTCTAGTACGTATGGAAAGAGCGGTTAAAGAAAGAATGGCAATTCAAGAAATTGATACAATGATGCCATACGATCTTGTAAACCAAAAGCCAGTTGCTGCTGCCGTTAAGGAATTCTTTGGTTCATCACAACTTTCACAGTTCATGGATCAAACGAACCCACTTTCAGAAGTTACTCACAAGCGTCGTCTTTCAGCTCTTGGGCCAGGTGGTCTTACGAGAGAAAGAGCATCATTCGAAGTTCGTGACGTTCACGTTACTCACTACGGAAGAATGTGTCCGGTTGAGACTCCTGAAGGACCAAACATTGGTCTAATTACATCTCTTGCAACATTTGCAAAAGTTTCTGAATACGGTTTCATTGAAACTCCATACCTAACAATTGGTGAAGACCAAAAAATTGGTGATGTTGAGTATTTCACAGCTTTCCAAGAGGAAGGTAAAGTAATCGCTCAGATCGATGCAAATAATATCAAAGATGGACAACTTGTAGGTGAGCAGGTAGCTGCTCGTGCTTCTGGTGAATTCACACTTGTTGATGCTTCAGAAGTTAACCTAATGGACGTTTCTCCAACTCAGATGATCTCAGTTGCAACATCTCTTATTCCTTTCCTTGAGCACGATGATGCCAACCGTGCCCTGATGGGATCGAACATGATGAGACAGGCCGTGCCTGTTGTTAAAACTGAAGCTCCTATTGTTGGTACAGGTACAGAAAGAATCGTTGCTAGAGACTCTGGTGCGGTACTTGTAGCTAATGACAATGGACGCGTAATCTTTGTTGATTCAAACAGAATCGTTATCCAAAGAGATAATTTTAAAGATGGTGAATCTGGTGTTGATATTTACAAGCTTGTTAAATATCAAAGAACTAACCAGAACACTTGTAATAACCAAAAAGCTCTTGTTACTGAAGGTGACATTGTTAAGAAAGGTGACGTACTTGCTGACGGACCAGGTACTGACAATGGTGACTTAGCACTTGGGCAAAACCCACTTGTAGCATTCATGCCATGGGGTGGTTATAACTACGAAGACTCGATCCTGATCTCTGAAGATCTTCTTGCAAAAGACGTATTTACTTCAGTTCACATCGAAGCATTCGAAGTTGAAGCTCGTGATACTAAACTTGGTAAAGAAGAAATCACTCGCGATATTCCTAACGTTTCAGAAGAGTCTCTTAAAGACCTTGATGAAGCAGGTATCGTTAGAGTTGGTGCTATCATTAAGCCAGGTGATATCCTAGTTGGTAAGATTACACCTAAGGGTGAAACTCAACTTTCTCCAGAAGAAAAACTTCTTAAAGCTATCTTCGGTGATAAAGCCGGTGATGTAAAAGATACTTCACTAAGAGTTCCTTCATCTGTTTACGGTACAGTAATTGATGCAAGAGTTTACACTCGTGAAGGTGTTGAGCTTTGTGCAAGATCTAAGGACATTATCGAGCAAGAGACAACTCTTCTTAGAAGAGATGAAAGAATTGAAATTAAAGCAATCCAAACTTCTGCAATTCTTAAGATTGCAGATATGCTTAAAGGTGCAAAAGTTACTGACGTACTTGTTTCTGAAGATGGTTCAGCAGAACTACTTTCTAAAGGAACTGAGATTACGGGAGAAGTACTAGCATCAATTCCATTTGAGCTAATTGGTTATCTACCTCTACAAGCTGAACTTGAAGAAAAACTATCTGAGTACTTTGCAGACGTTAGAAACAAGATCAATAGAGTTAGAGCTAAGACAACTGATGAGATTGCAAAACTTCATAGAGGTGATGAACTTCCTCCAGGTGTAATCAAAAAGATTACTGTATACGTAGCGATTAAGCGTAAGCTTCAGCCAGGTGATAAGATGGCCGGTCGTCACGGTAACAAAGGGGTTATCTCAAACGTAGTTCCACGTGAAGATATGCCTTACCTAGTTGATGGTACACCTGTTGAAATCGTACTTAACCCACTAGGGGTACCTTCTCGTATGAACATCGGACAGCTACTTGAGCTTCACCTTGGATGGGCCGGACGTGGTCTTGGTGAAAAAATCAAGGTTATGCTTGAAGAGCAAATGAAAGTTCATGAGATTAAGGATTTCATTTACAAAATCTATAAGACACCAGAAGTTGAAGCTTGGTTAAAGTCTGCGGCAGATGATGTTGTTATGGCCCTTGCTAAGAAACTTACTAGCGGTGTTCGTTTCTCAACTAAAGTATTTGATGGTGCTTCAGAAGCAGATATCAGAGAAATGCTTGAGCTAGCAGATCTTGAATCAAATGGTAAAACAACACTATTTGATGGAAAGACGGGTGATGCTTTCGCTGAGGACGTTACTGTTGGTGTTATGTACATGCTTAAACTACACCACCTTGTAGACGAAAAGCTTCACGCACGTTCGACAGGTCCTTATTCACTTGTAACTCAGCAACCACTTGGTGGTAAGGCTCAGTTTGGTGGTCAGAGACTTGGGGAAATGGAAGTTTGGGCACTTGAGGCATACGGTGCAGCTTATACTCTTCAAGAGTTCTTAACTGTTAAGTCAGATGACGTTATCGGTAGAACGAGAATGTATGAGTCAATCGTTAAGGGTGAGCAAGTACTAGAACCAGGTCTTCCAGAGTCGTTCAACGTTCTAATCAGAGAGCTACAAGCACTTTGTCTAGATGTTAAACTTGAAGAAGACAGAATCGAAGAATCTATTCGTTAATTTATGGCAGGCTTAGTCCTGCCGTATATTAAGAGGGCATAAAAAAATGAAAGACCTTTTAAACTTTTTTGATAAGCCAAAAGATCCAGTAAGCGTTGAAGGTGTATCTATCAAGCTTGCATCTCCTGATACGATCAGGGAGTGGTCATTTGGTGAAGTAAAAAAACCAGAAACTATTAACTATAGAACTTATAAACCAGAAAGAGACGGTTTATTCTGTGCAAAGATTTTCGGACCAGTAAAAGATTACGAATGTATCTGTGGTAAGTATAAGAGAATGAAGCACAGAGGTGTTGTATGTGAGAAGTGTGGTGTTGAAGTTACA contains:
- the rpoB gene encoding DNA-directed RNA polymerase subunit beta — translated: MTEVFRPNEWFRKNFASTPSVLETPPLMLLQKKSYDDFLQKDVPPSQREEMGLQAVFNSVFPIHDFNKTVSLEFVSYSLEQPKYTVKECRQRGLSYEAPLKVVVRLVFYDVAVDKDGNEQRTVSSIKEQEVYLGNIPLMAETGSFVYNGTERVIVSQLHRSPGIVFEHDGGKKHSSGKLLYSARIIPHRGSWLDFEFDHKNILFARIDRKRKLHATVVLKALGYSTEEILDMFYHMETIKFAKDGEFVRSLDLSLMTGTRATNDVLDPKTGKAIVRKGKKFSKASIKRLTEAGVTEIPAQLEEVVGKVAAKDIFNESTGEVICLANEALSEAKIQELVAAGVTEVECLYIDMINFGDQIRNTLLLDKTDTKEDALLKIFERLRPGEPPAVEAAEVLFQGLFFDEERYDLSRVGRMKINYKFKTDVPVENTVLTKEDINTTIQYLVELNNGKGRVDDIDHLGNRRVRPVGELLENQFRVGLVRMERAVKERMAIQEIDTMMPYDLVNQKPVAAAVKEFFGSSQLSQFMDQTNPLSEVTHKRRLSALGPGGLTRERASFEVRDVHVTHYGRMCPVETPEGPNIGLITSLATFAKVSEYGFIETPYLTIGEDQKIGDVEYFTAFQEEGKVIAQIDANNIKDGQLVGEQVAARASGEFTLVDASEVNLMDVSPTQMISVATSLIPFLEHDDANRALMGSNMMRQAVPVVKTEAPIVGTGTERIVARDSGAVLVANDNGRVIFVDSNRIVIQRDNFKDGESGVDIYKLVKYQRTNQNTCNNQKALVTEGDIVKKGDVLADGPGTDNGDLALGQNPLVAFMPWGGYNYEDSILISEDLLAKDVFTSVHIEAFEVEARDTKLGKEEITRDIPNVSEESLKDLDEAGIVRVGAIIKPGDILVGKITPKGETQLSPEEKLLKAIFGDKAGDVKDTSLRVPSSVYGTVIDARVYTREGVELCARSKDIIEQETTLLRRDERIEIKAIQTSAILKIADMLKGAKVTDVLVSEDGSAELLSKGTEITGEVLASIPFELIGYLPLQAELEEKLSEYFADVRNKINRVRAKTTDEIAKLHRGDELPPGVIKKITVYVAIKRKLQPGDKMAGRHGNKGVISNVVPREDMPYLVDGTPVEIVLNPLGVPSRMNIGQLLELHLGWAGRGLGEKIKVMLEEQMKVHEIKDFIYKIYKTPEVEAWLKSAADDVVMALAKKLTSGVRFSTKVFDGASEADIREMLELADLESNGKTTLFDGKTGDAFAEDVTVGVMYMLKLHHLVDEKLHARSTGPYSLVTQQPLGGKAQFGGQRLGEMEVWALEAYGAAYTLQEFLTVKSDDVIGRTRMYESIVKGEQVLEPGLPESFNVLIRELQALCLDVKLEEDRIEESIR
- the rplL gene encoding 50S ribosomal protein L7/L12, which gives rise to MSITNDQLIEKISNMTVLEVAELVKELEEKFGVSAAPVAVAGGAAAGGAAEEKTEFDVVLAEAGAKKINVIKEVRGITGLGLKEAKEMVEGAPKTVKEAVSKDEAEEIKKKLEAAGAKVELK
- the rplA gene encoding 50S ribosomal protein L1; this encodes MAKKSKKYTEALAKVDTTKNYTIDEAINLAKEVKFASFDETVDLAFRLGVDPRHADQMIRGALALPAGTGKSVKVCVITSGDNVAKAEAAGADYVGGDDIVAKIAGGWLDFDRVIASPDMMGKLGRVARILGPRGLMPNPKLGTVTPNVENAVKEQKAGKVEYRTEKNGIIHVPVGKSSFSNEDLRKNIDTMVTAIIKAKPVSAKGTYLKSLTLSTTMGPGLKIDTLEAASIAAK
- the rplJ gene encoding 50S ribosomal protein L10, giving the protein MLTRAEKDVIIDGLKKKITDANAIFLTNVIGLPSNDATALRKSVREAGGALVVTRNTLFSKAAAGTDAEELLSGLKGTQAVAFAFDEAPAVAKALKECGKTFELVELRGGLLDGKALTAAEVKAIADLPSRDEMLGTLLATFNAPISAFARVLNAIKEQKEAGVEAAPVAAEESAE